One stretch of candidate division WOR-3 bacterium DNA includes these proteins:
- a CDS encoding carboxypeptidase-like regulatory domain-containing protein — MCSSYSAHRFFIHIACVIALCATRCLDAPHDNPYDPENPNKAYLSINVNELGLFDLQGATVSLIHDGSTVQSDTSNEHGSLVFAEVDPGIYYLRAEATYFSAVEQGPETLWAGFEISRMIEMLTLNFDDEMPGVSTPHHLSSITGMWEIIEDYGQPEAHSIPRVYRGIDSSPEEIALSLCDTAAQYFLIETKLKVEESSSENWRTGIVFRYQNALNCYRLLLSPDTIQCYSLINGQLNDIRTVERESSVGVWHTIRVGRRQGEGLIRIRLDNETLFTLYDNIFLGGHVGLIVSNGDDFIPAVVDFDDVSIDLLYSYIQ, encoded by the coding sequence ATGTGTTCAAGCTATAGCGCACACCGGTTTTTTATACACATTGCATGCGTTATTGCACTCTGTGCAACACGTTGCCTGGACGCACCGCATGACAACCCATACGATCCCGAGAATCCGAATAAGGCATACCTTTCCATCAACGTCAACGAACTGGGATTGTTCGACCTGCAAGGTGCCACTGTCAGTCTGATTCATGACGGATCGACAGTGCAGTCAGACACCAGCAACGAACACGGTAGTCTGGTATTTGCAGAAGTAGATCCTGGTATCTACTATCTGCGGGCAGAAGCCACCTATTTCTCGGCCGTCGAGCAAGGTCCTGAAACTTTGTGGGCAGGTTTCGAAATATCCCGTATGATCGAAATGCTCACCCTCAATTTCGATGACGAAATGCCTGGGGTTTCTACACCTCACCACTTAAGCAGCATTACCGGCATGTGGGAAATCATTGAGGACTATGGCCAACCAGAAGCACATTCGATACCACGCGTGTATCGGGGTATTGATAGCAGTCCCGAAGAAATTGCCCTATCCTTATGTGATACTGCTGCTCAATACTTCCTTATTGAAACGAAGTTAAAAGTTGAAGAATCCTCTTCGGAAAATTGGAGAACCGGCATTGTGTTTAGATACCAGAATGCCTTAAATTGCTACAGATTGCTTTTGTCGCCCGATACAATACAATGCTACTCGCTGATCAACGGTCAACTCAACGATATCCGCACAGTGGAAAGAGAATCATCCGTTGGTGTCTGGCATACCATCAGGGTAGGACGCCGTCAAGGTGAAGGGTTGATAAGAATTCGTTTAGATAACGAGACCCTATTCACCCTATATGACAATATCTTCTTGGGCGGGCACGTTGGGTTGATCGTTTCCAATGGCGATGATTTTATCCCTGCAGTCGTCGACTTCGACGATGTCAGCATAGATCTATTGTATTCGTATATACAGTAG
- the sucC gene encoding ADP-forming succinate--CoA ligase subunit beta, translated as MKVHEYQAKEIFKKYGILTPKEKMCRTVEEVMAAVKEIGIPCVIKAQVMVGGRGKAGGIKLAKNENEVRQYAESILNMEIKGIPVKKVLVSEAVDIGSEAYLGIIVDRTEKKTVVMACKEGGVEIEEIARQKPEAIYKVYADSLLGLMLHKAREIGLFLYDDPKIAFECASVVSKLYKLFVALDSSLAEINPLVVDRSGRLIALDAKINFDDNGLFRHPEIEAMRDRESEDENELLAKEQDLSYVRLSGNIGCVVNGAGLAMATMDLVKHFGGEPANFLDIGGSSSPEKVMNALKILLKDENVRVIFFNIFGGITRCDDVANGILQAKKTLNIKHPIVARLTGTNEDKAMEILKEAGLIFAKTMDEGAQKSIALLK; from the coding sequence TTGAAGGTTCATGAGTATCAGGCAAAGGAAATCTTCAAGAAATACGGCATTTTGACGCCAAAGGAGAAGATGTGCCGTACGGTTGAGGAAGTGATGGCTGCTGTCAAGGAAATCGGTATTCCTTGTGTCATAAAGGCACAGGTTATGGTAGGCGGCCGTGGAAAGGCTGGCGGCATAAAACTGGCAAAAAACGAAAATGAGGTAAGGCAGTATGCCGAATCCATTTTGAACATGGAAATAAAGGGCATACCCGTTAAGAAAGTACTGGTTTCAGAAGCGGTTGATATCGGGAGCGAGGCTTATCTCGGTATCATTGTTGACCGGACAGAGAAGAAAACAGTAGTGATGGCCTGCAAAGAGGGCGGCGTCGAGATCGAGGAAATCGCTCGACAGAAACCGGAGGCGATATATAAAGTGTACGCAGACTCGCTTCTGGGTTTGATGCTTCACAAGGCAAGAGAGATCGGCCTGTTCCTGTATGACGATCCGAAAATTGCATTTGAGTGTGCTTCTGTTGTATCAAAACTCTATAAGCTCTTCGTTGCGCTTGATTCTTCGCTTGCCGAGATCAATCCTTTGGTCGTCGACCGTTCGGGGCGGCTGATTGCACTCGACGCGAAGATCAACTTCGATGATAATGGGTTGTTTCGGCATCCTGAAATTGAAGCAATGCGTGACCGAGAGAGTGAGGATGAAAATGAATTGCTTGCCAAAGAGCAAGATCTATCATATGTGCGGCTCAGTGGAAATATCGGATGTGTTGTCAATGGTGCAGGTCTGGCAATGGCAACTATGGATCTGGTCAAGCATTTCGGCGGTGAACCTGCGAACTTCCTGGATATCGGAGGTTCCTCTTCCCCGGAGAAAGTCATGAATGCATTGAAGATTCTGCTGAAAGACGAAAACGTGCGGGTGATCTTCTTTAATATATTCGGAGGAATAACGCGTTGTGACGATGTGGCAAATGGTATTCTGCAGGCAAAGAAAACATTGAACATAAAGCATCCTATAGTCGCACGTCTCACTGGAACCAACGAAGATAAGGCAATGGAGATCCTTAAAGAGGCAGGATTGATTTTTGCCAAGACAATGGATGAGGGTGCCCAGAAATCCATCGCTCTCTTGAAGTAA
- the hypD gene encoding hydrogenase formation protein HypD, translating into MDTTAGKIIKAISRIVDRPIGLMEVCGTHTMAIAKSGMRSMLPANLHLLSGPGCPVCVTPQETIDYGIALSQQKNVIITTFGDMVRVPGTRATLEAYSPRIVYSPLDALAIAEGNPGKEVVFLGVGFETTSPTIAATIIAAEKKNVGNFYLLPAFKLIPPALDYIAGSPKINVDALILPGHVSAIIGSGPYEFLADKYHIPGCITGFEPIDILQGILILVKQIIDGKSSITIEYERVVSPEGNRKALELLYTVFEVCESRWRGIGVIPASGLMLREDFELYDARRKFDLHVPESVEPKGCLCGQVLLGLKMPYDCALFSGKCTPLTPVGPCMVSSEGSCAAYYKYGADVNRRFRKGSNRADRGLGQGSRRKGKGRKRPKR; encoded by the coding sequence ATGGATACAACTGCTGGTAAGATCATAAAGGCAATATCCAGAATTGTGGACCGGCCCATTGGCCTGATGGAAGTATGTGGTACACACACGATGGCAATCGCCAAATCGGGGATGAGATCAATGTTGCCTGCAAATCTCCATCTGCTCTCAGGTCCTGGGTGTCCGGTCTGTGTTACTCCTCAGGAGACAATCGACTATGGTATTGCCCTGAGCCAGCAAAAGAATGTCATCATCACCACATTCGGGGATATGGTCAGGGTACCCGGCACACGAGCTACTCTGGAGGCATACTCTCCACGTATTGTTTATTCGCCGCTAGATGCATTAGCCATTGCGGAGGGAAATCCCGGTAAGGAAGTTGTTTTCCTCGGAGTGGGTTTTGAGACTACATCCCCGACGATTGCGGCAACAATAATTGCGGCCGAAAAGAAAAATGTTGGGAATTTCTACTTGCTACCCGCTTTCAAGTTGATACCACCAGCGCTTGACTACATTGCTGGTTCCCCCAAGATCAATGTTGACGCGTTGATTCTTCCGGGACACGTTTCGGCGATCATTGGCAGCGGGCCATATGAGTTCCTTGCTGACAAGTATCACATACCCGGGTGCATAACAGGTTTTGAACCGATCGATATTTTGCAGGGCATCTTGATACTGGTAAAACAGATCATTGATGGTAAGAGTAGCATCACGATCGAATATGAGCGTGTGGTCAGTCCAGAGGGAAACCGGAAAGCATTAGAGCTCCTCTATACTGTATTCGAAGTTTGCGAGAGCCGCTGGCGTGGGATCGGTGTTATACCTGCATCCGGTCTGATGTTGCGTGAAGATTTTGAACTTTATGATGCGCGCAGGAAGTTTGATCTTCATGTTCCAGAGTCAGTTGAGCCAAAAGGGTGCTTATGCGGCCAGGTTTTGCTCGGGCTCAAGATGCCTTATGATTGCGCTCTTTTCAGTGGTAAGTGCACGCCATTGACTCCTGTTGGTCCGTGCATGGTTTCTTCCGAAGGTTCATGCGCGGCGTATTATAAGTATGGGGCAGATGTTAATAGAAGGTTCAGAAAAGGCTCAAATAGGGCTGATAGAGGGCTGGGACAAGGTTCAAGACGGAAAGGGAAGGGAAGAAAGCGTCCCAAACGCTGA
- a CDS encoding sensor domain-containing diguanylate cyclase: MDMSTFFVLIGVGSLMIILIFVTVFTRRERAEPRKVVRSDILADELERHKRENYHLKAELKRINSMNNLFFASMIRLTARLNPEEIANETLGLLSNYLEADELAVFLYNEKGKRLNIVAERGIDDNLIPKIVYQLGEGKVGLTAEKRLPIGNREFQFFGIMQEPYEGFKPDICYPVVFQDKLFGVIAICRGNDFDEREKNLLGIVSTMTAVALNNTRSFENITFSASTDPLTKLFNIGYFKDRLQEELNRARRFQHSVSITIIDLDKFKDFNDSLGHQAGDQLLIKLAEIFKEHFEDTDIIARYGGDEFIVMCPEIKKQDTARIVENLLHDLEMYDFARGQSRNRITFSAGVASFPDDGSTVTEVIKSADDALYEAKGMGRNTVRIHYPKVEKI, from the coding sequence ATGGATATGAGCACTTTCTTTGTCCTCATTGGTGTAGGGTCGCTGATGATAATCCTCATATTCGTTACGGTCTTCACACGCCGCGAGCGAGCAGAGCCGAGGAAAGTAGTGCGAAGTGACATACTTGCTGACGAACTGGAACGGCACAAGCGGGAAAACTATCATTTGAAGGCTGAATTGAAGAGAATCAACTCGATGAATAATCTCTTCTTTGCATCGATGATAAGACTCACGGCGCGCTTGAATCCTGAAGAAATAGCAAATGAAACGCTCGGATTACTCTCCAATTATCTTGAGGCCGATGAACTCGCGGTATTCCTCTATAATGAGAAAGGCAAGCGGCTCAACATAGTTGCAGAACGGGGCATTGATGACAATCTGATACCGAAGATAGTATATCAATTAGGTGAGGGTAAGGTGGGACTTACGGCTGAGAAAAGACTTCCAATTGGCAACAGAGAGTTTCAGTTCTTCGGAATTATGCAGGAACCGTATGAGGGATTCAAGCCCGACATATGCTATCCAGTGGTATTCCAGGATAAACTATTCGGGGTGATCGCCATATGCCGCGGTAATGATTTTGACGAGAGGGAGAAGAATTTGCTCGGCATTGTCTCAACGATGACGGCGGTCGCGCTTAATAACACGCGCAGTTTCGAGAACATTACATTTTCTGCGTCGACAGACCCGCTGACAAAGCTATTCAACATAGGGTACTTCAAAGACCGTTTGCAGGAAGAGTTGAATCGTGCCCGGCGTTTTCAGCACAGCGTTTCGATTACAATCATCGATTTAGATAAGTTCAAGGATTTCAATGATTCTCTTGGCCATCAGGCAGGAGACCAGCTGCTCATAAAGCTGGCGGAGATCTTTAAGGAACATTTTGAAGATACTGATATTATTGCCCGCTATGGCGGTGACGAATTCATAGTGATGTGCCCGGAGATCAAGAAACAAGATACGGCGCGCATAGTGGAGAATCTTCTGCATGACCTGGAAATGTATGATTTTGCCCGCGGACAATCGCGGAACAGGATTACTTTTTCTGCGGGAGTCGCGTCATTTCCGGATGACGGTAGTACGGTTACAGAAGTGATAAAATCTGCGGATGACGCCCTCTACGAAGCAAAGGGTATGGGGCGGAACACGGTCCGTATTCATTATCCTAAAGTCGAGAAAATATAG
- a CDS encoding radical SAM protein: MKKITKDLVKKFYELLTPCKVCPRECGVDRLSGELGSCNAGADVEVSSYHQHFGEEPPLVGRHGSGTIFLTHCNLHCVFCQNYEISQLGMGRKTTIEDLAEMMLRLQERGCHNINFVTPTPWVPQIVAALAVAQDKGLDLPIVYNCGGYESVQTLRMLEGIVDIYMPDIKYADNVLAGKYSAVEDYWDMVRPALIEMHRQVGDLSVEDGVAHKGLLIRHLVLPNNKAGSRECFEFIRKNLSQRTVVNVMAQYYPTHKAEQYPDMNRRITTQEYREAIGELNRLGLDEGFRQTIDTIFRAIVPEWTDDLKDIESK; the protein is encoded by the coding sequence ATGAAGAAAATCACGAAAGACCTCGTTAAGAAATTCTATGAACTCCTGACACCGTGCAAGGTGTGTCCACGTGAGTGCGGGGTCGATAGGTTGAGCGGCGAGTTGGGCAGCTGCAATGCCGGAGCGGATGTTGAAGTCTCATCCTACCATCAACATTTTGGGGAGGAACCACCGCTCGTCGGTCGCCACGGTTCGGGTACCATATTTTTGACCCACTGCAATTTGCATTGTGTGTTTTGCCAGAACTATGAAATAAGTCAGTTGGGGATGGGTAGGAAGACGACCATTGAAGATCTGGCTGAAATGATGCTCAGACTGCAGGAACGAGGTTGCCACAACATCAATTTTGTCACACCTACGCCCTGGGTACCGCAGATAGTTGCTGCGTTGGCTGTTGCCCAGGATAAGGGTCTGGATCTGCCCATCGTCTATAACTGCGGTGGCTACGAATCAGTACAAACTCTGAGAATGTTAGAGGGCATTGTTGATATCTATATGCCGGATATTAAGTATGCTGATAATGTGCTCGCCGGCAAATACTCGGCCGTTGAAGATTACTGGGATATGGTGAGACCGGCGCTGATAGAGATGCATCGTCAGGTTGGGGATTTGTCGGTGGAGGATGGCGTAGCACATAAAGGACTCCTGATCCGCCATCTCGTCCTGCCGAATAACAAGGCCGGAAGCAGGGAGTGTTTTGAATTCATCCGTAAGAATCTATCACAAAGGACAGTGGTTAACGTGATGGCTCAATACTACCCGACGCACAAAGCGGAACAGTACCCAGACATGAACCGTCGCATCACGACTCAGGAGTACCGTGAAGCCATCGGGGAATTGAACAGACTGGGTCTCGATGAAGGGTTCAGGCAGACCATAGACACGATTTTTAGAGCGATTGTGCCGGAATGGACTGACGACCTAAAAGACATCGAAAGTAAATAA